TTATGTTTCTCGATCAGATCAATTGTTCGTTGAGGCAAAGGATTTCCTTCCTTACACCAAAACTCCCATCCTATATCACCTTCTACGTATTCAGCATTAAAGCCTGCAGCATCCAATACCTTGATACATTCATCAAGTACTGCTTTTCCAATACCATCACCTGGTAATTTAACAATAGTTCTCTTCTCCATAATCGTGTTTTAATTAATAAAAGGTTGTCAGGCTCAAACCATGACAACCTTTTCTATATTTACATTTTTATTAGTCTACAAATTCTATCCAGCCGTATTTATCCTCCAAATCGCCATATTGTATACCTTGCAAATGTTCATACAATTTTACTGACCATTTACCTGGTTTACCATCTTTACAATATAAATAATCTGCTCCAGTAGCATCATCATAAATCCTTTTGATAGGAGAAATTACTGCTGCCGTACCACATGCTCCTACTTCTTCAAATTCACCCAGTTCTTCTTTAGGAATGGGTCGTCTTTCAACTTTTAAACCCAATTCTTCAGCAATAGTACAAAGGCTTTTATTGGTTATTGATGGCAGAATCGTAGGAGACTCTGGTGTAACATAGGTGTCATTCTTAATACCAAAGAAGTTAGCTGGGCCAGCTTCATCAATATATTTTTTTTCTTTAGAATCAAGGAAGAGCACATTGGCAAAACCACTATCATGGGCTTTTTTCATTGCTCTTAAGCTGGCAGCATAGTTACCCCCAACTTTAATATTTCCAGTTCCCTGAGGAGCTGCTCGATCAAATTCTTCTGTCAATAGGAAATCAACAGGAGTAAATCCTTCTTTAAAATAAGGCCCTACCGGTGTAACAAAAACCATGAACATATATTCATTAGCGGGTTTGACACCAATCTGAGGACCAGAACCAATCAATAATGGCCTAATATACAAGGCTGCTCCTGTACCATGGGGTGGAACAAAATCCATATTCATTTTAACGGCTTTAAAAACAGCTTGTTTGAAAACTTCAGGTGGAAGTTCGGCCATCATGATACCAAATGCAGAATTATTCATTCTTTTATGGTTTTCTTCCCATCTAAAAACTCTAACTTTTCCATCTTTACCTTTGAAAGCTTTCATTCCTTCAAAAGATTCCTGTCCATAATGCAAGCATGTTGCTGCAATATGCATATTCACATATTCAGAAGAAGAAACCTCAAGCTTTCCCCATTTTCCATCACGGTAATAACATCTTACGTTGTAATCTGTTTTTTGGTATCCGAAGGGTAATTCGCCCCATTTTATATCTTTCATATCAATGAGATTAATTTGTTTAAATTGGCTAAAATCATTTTCTCAAGATTTCAAATATATATATTTCACAAAGATTTTATGATTTTGTTAAAAAAAACTATCAGTTTTTTTTCTAATACCAAAACAATACAAATTATGAATTAATCGGATATAAAAATTAGTTTGTTTGGGGATAACTAGCAATTATTCAGCTACCTTTTTTGATTAAATTAATAATACTTTTGAATTTCAATAAAGTAGCGTATACGTGAGTGAAACAAAGAAATTAGAAGGAATTGCCAGCCAGGTTAGACGAGATATTCTTCGGATGACCAATCATGCAAAATCGGGACATCCGGGAGGTTCTTTGGGATGTGCAGATTATTTAACCGTTTTGTTTTTTCAGCAAATGAAAATCAATCCATCCCATTTTGATATGAACGGTATTAACGAAGATGTTTTCTTTTTATCAAATGGTCATATATCGCCCGTTTTTTATAGCATATTGGCCAGACGAGGATATTTCGACATCAAAGAGTTAAAAACTTTTAGGCTATTAAATACTCGATTACAAGGACATCCTGCAACAGAAGAAAACCTTCCCGGAATTCGAATTGCATCT
This genomic window from Bacteroidota bacterium contains:
- a CDS encoding branched-chain amino acid aminotransferase — protein: MKDIKWGELPFGYQKTDYNVRCYYRDGKWGKLEVSSSEYVNMHIAATCLHYGQESFEGMKAFKGKDGKVRVFRWEENHKRMNNSAFGIMMAELPPEVFKQAVFKAVKMNMDFVPPHGTGAALYIRPLLIGSGPQIGVKPANEYMFMVFVTPVGPYFKEGFTPVDFLLTEEFDRAAPQGTGNIKVGGNYAASLRAMKKAHDSGFANVLFLDSKEKKYIDEAGPANFFGIKNDTYVTPESPTILPSITNKSLCTIAEELGLKVERRPIPKEELGEFEEVGACGTAAVISPIKRIYDDATGADYLYCKDGKPGKWSVKLYEHLQGIQYGDLEDKYGWIEFVD